The following are encoded together in the Osmia lignaria lignaria isolate PbOS001 chromosome 13, iyOsmLign1, whole genome shotgun sequence genome:
- the cyc gene encoding basic helix-loop-helix ARNT-like protein cyc isoform X7 has translation METPPTMVPDQAPASGHHYHRHHHHHHHHHHHHQQQQEQRSASTTPNHGPNTDTSEEFLADSRKRKLSCHDGSNLLDDVGDDAKFVRTNDDSKKQNHSEIEKRRRDKMNTYITELSAMVPMCHAMSRKLDKLTVLRMAVQHIKTILGAVTSYTEGHYKPAFLSDQELKTLILQAAEGFVFVVGCDRGRILYVSESVLQTLNYSQGDLLGQSWFDILHPKDVAKVKEQLSSSDLSPRERLIDAKTMLPVKTDVPQGVSRLCPGARRSFFCRMKRKVEGIRCGDLQVKEEADTTSGCHRRKKQQNVDWKYCVIQCTGYLKSWAPAKIDLEEQEGDGEGEACNLSCLVAVGRLQSTIPTSLPKKPNLRPIKFVSRHAMDGKFLFVDQRATLVLGFLPQELLGTSMYEYYHHDDIPHLAKSHKAALQATECITTQIYRFRTKNASFVRLQSEWKSFRNPWTKDIEYLIAKNSVTSCDSRSITNSGNRSEDSSVQGNYDYFTQSNGGLERLISSHVEVSKIGRQIADEVLDLQRRCEDSSSGGSPGPGPESTLLNTESQITTTASPERVQDLTQPLRSSNNSTTNPAPTYNHIASNLQLNSIANDQGTSPDEDMMDMIGGTTINESPNPVPSDGNDEAAMAVIMSLLEADAGLGGPVDFSGLPWPLP, from the exons ATGGAGACACCCCCGACGATGGTCCCTGACCAGGCACCCGCCTCCGGCCATCACTATCATCGtcatcaccatcaccatcaccatcatcatcatcatcatcaacaacaacaagaacaacGTAGCGCATCCACTACCCCTAATCATGGACCAAATACTGATACTTCTGAGGAATTCCTGGCGGATTCTAGGAAGCGAAAACTCTCTTGCCA CGATGGTAGTAATTTATTGGACGATGTTGGAGACGATGCCAAATTTGTTCGCACAAACGACGACAGCAAAAA acaaAATCATAGTGAAATTGAGAAAAGAAGAAGGGATAAAATGAACACCTATATCACGGAACTTTCAGCGATGGTACCGATGTGCCATGCAATGTCTCGCAAACTTGACAAATTAACTGTGCTCAGGATGGCTGTGCAACACATAAAGACCATCCTCGGTGCTGTCACTTCCTATACGGAGGGTCATTATAAGCCAGCATTCCTGAGCGATCAGGAGCTCAAGACGCTCATACTTCAA GCTGCGGAGGGTTTTGTCTTCGTGGTTGGCTGTGATCGTGGAAGAATTCTCTATGTATCCGAGTCTGTTTTGCAGACACTCAATTATTCTCAG GGTGACCTACTGGGTCAAAGTTGGTTCGATATCTTGCACCCTAAAGATGTTGCCAAGGTGAAGGAACAACTATCTTCTTCGGATCTTAGTCCACGTGAACGATTAATAGACGCCAAAa CAATGTTACCAGTGAAAACAGATGTGCCTCAGGGTGTATCGAGACTATGCCCAGGTGCACGAAGGTCTTTCTTCTGCAGAATGAAACGAAAAGTGGAAGGAATTCGTTGCGGTGACTTGCAAGTGAAAGAAGAAGCTGATACTACAAGTGGGTGCCATCGACGCAAAAAGCAACAAAACGTTG ACTGGAAATACTGTGTCATTCAATGTACCGGTTACCTAAAATCTTGGGCACCTGCAAAAATTGATCTGGAGGAGCAAGAAGGTGATGGAGAAGGGGAAGCTTGTAATTTATCGTGTTTGGTAGCTGTTGGTCGTTTACAATCCACCATACCAACATCTTTGCCTAAGAAACCAAATTTAAGGCCGATTAAATTTGTCTCGAGACACGCGATGGATGGCAAATTTCTTTTCGTCGATCAGAG GGCTACATTAGTGTTAGGTTTCCTACCGCAAGAGCTGCTAGGTACAAGCATGTACGAATATTATCATCATGATGATATTCCTCATCTCGCGAAATCTCATAAAGCTGCTCTTCAGGCCACCGAATGCATCACCACACAG ATATACAGGTTTAGAACCAAAAACGCCAGCTTTGTGAGACTTCAATCTGAATGGAAATCTTTCAGAAATCCATGGACCAAAGATATCGAATATCTAATAGCTAAAAACTCTGTTACTTC TTGTGACTCCCGATCAATTACAAACAGTGGGAACAGATCTGAGGATTCTAGTGTTCAAGGCAACTATGATTACTTCACACAGA GTAACGGTGGATTAGAAAGATTAATCTCAAGTCATGTTGAGGTAAGTAAAATTGGACGACAAATAGCGGACGAGGTTCTGGACCTTCAGAGACGCTGTGAAGATTCTTCTTCCGGAGGCAGTCCTGGACCTGGACCGGAATCTACTCTGTTAAATACTGAG TCACAGATCACCACCACGGCATCACCAGAGAGAGTCCAGGATTTGACACAGCCACTTagaagcagcaacaacagcaccACTAATCCTGCACCAACGTACAACCACATTGCAAGCAACTTGCAGCTGAACAGCATCGCGAACGACCAAG GAACGTCACCAGACGAGGATATGATGGATATGATCGGGGGTACAACGATAAACGAATCACCAAACCCGGTGCCATCGGATGGCAACGACGAAGCAGCAATGGCCGTGATAATGAGCCTTCTAGAGGCGGACGCTGGCTTAGGTGGCCCTGTGGACTTTTCCGGTTTACCTTGGCCGCTTCCATAG
- the cyc gene encoding basic helix-loop-helix ARNT-like protein cyc isoform X2 translates to MYALLADYTSSDEGGLLPDSGGIVENDVAVGDGTSLNPSVFHQHQQQQHSNQYRQDQPQLQQNQQQYRRHQEEELEDLLCFRGPPEQEMVAQEMAQSYTQLLHPGQEPQEFISLEELQPRIHQDHHDRGQVISTSAQLYQYPHQQEQQRSYYNLSAVQESSCPTVYFSDIGTGSGVGEVTANSAGGGEGLSLTPTPANNSNNTTTATPNTTGATTIAITTTTTTTTTTTSTDTTPQVVTGAEPPQHMETPPTMVPDQAPASGHHYHRHHHHHHHHHHHHQQQQEQRSASTTPNHGPNTDTSEEFLADSRKRKLSCHDGSNLLDDVGDDAKFVRTNDDSKKQNHSEIEKRRRDKMNTYITELSAMVPMCHAMSRKLDKLTVLRMAVQHIKTILGAVTSYTEGHYKPAFLSDQELKTLILQAAEGFVFVVGCDRGRILYVSESVLQTLNYSQGDLLGQSWFDILHPKDVAKVKEQLSSSDLSPRERLIDAKTMLPVKTDVPQGVSRLCPGARRSFFCRMKRKVEGIRCGDLQVKEEADTTSGCHRRKKQQNVDWKYCVIQCTGYLKSWAPAKIDLEEQEGDGEGEACNLSCLVAVGRLQSTIPTSLPKKPNLRPIKFVSRHAMDGKFLFVDQRATLVLGFLPQELLGTSMYEYYHHDDIPHLAKSHKAALQATECITTQIYRFRTKNASFVRLQSEWKSFRNPWTKDIEYLIAKNSVTSCDSRSITNSGNRSEDSSVQGNYDYFTQSNGGLERLISSHVEVSKIGRQIADEVLDLQRRCEDSSSGGSPGPGPESTLLNTESQITTTASPERVQDLTQPLRSSNNSTTNPAPTYNHIASNLQLNSIANDQDEDMMDMIGGTTINESPNPVPSDGNDEAAMAVIMSLLEADAGLGGPVDFSGLPWPLP, encoded by the exons ATGTACGCGCTTCTCG CGGATTATACATCCTCAGATGAGGGTGGGTTACTGCCAGATAGCGGTGGTATCGTGGAGAATGACGTTGCGGTTGGCGATGGCACCAGCTTGAACCCTTCTGTCTTTCATCaacatcaacaacaacaacattcGAATCAATATCGGCAAGATCAACCGCAGTTGCAACAAAACCAGCAACAATACCGTCGACATCAGGAGGAGGAGCTGGAGGACCTGCTGTGCTTTCGTGGACCACCAGAACAGGAAATGGTGGCCCAAGAAATGGCACAGAGTTATACGCAGCTCCTCCATCCGGGTCAAGAACCACAAGAATTCATATCGTTGGAGGAGCTTCAACCACGCATACATCAAGATCATCACGATCGTGGCCAAGTGATTTCAACCAGTGCTCAACTATATCAGTATCCTCATCAACAAGAACAGCAAAGGAGTTATTATAATCTTTCGGCGGTTCAAGa aagTTCGTGTCCCACGGTTTATTTCAGCGACATAGGAACGGGCTCGGGGGTGGGAGAAGTAACCGCCAACTCGGCGGGGGGTGGCGAAGGTCTCAGCCTGACTCCAACCCCCGccaacaacagcaacaataCAACTACCGCCACCCCCAACACGACCGGCGCTACCACCATTGCGATTActacaaccaccaccaccaccaccaccaccaccagcacCGACACTACGCCACAGGTCGTAACGGGGGCTGAACCGCCCCAGCACATGGAGACACCCCCGACGATGGTCCCTGACCAGGCACCCGCCTCCGGCCATCACTATCATCGtcatcaccatcaccatcaccatcatcatcatcatcatcaacaacaacaagaacaacGTAGCGCATCCACTACCCCTAATCATGGACCAAATACTGATACTTCTGAGGAATTCCTGGCGGATTCTAGGAAGCGAAAACTCTCTTGCCA CGATGGTAGTAATTTATTGGACGATGTTGGAGACGATGCCAAATTTGTTCGCACAAACGACGACAGCAAAAA acaaAATCATAGTGAAATTGAGAAAAGAAGAAGGGATAAAATGAACACCTATATCACGGAACTTTCAGCGATGGTACCGATGTGCCATGCAATGTCTCGCAAACTTGACAAATTAACTGTGCTCAGGATGGCTGTGCAACACATAAAGACCATCCTCGGTGCTGTCACTTCCTATACGGAGGGTCATTATAAGCCAGCATTCCTGAGCGATCAGGAGCTCAAGACGCTCATACTTCAA GCTGCGGAGGGTTTTGTCTTCGTGGTTGGCTGTGATCGTGGAAGAATTCTCTATGTATCCGAGTCTGTTTTGCAGACACTCAATTATTCTCAG GGTGACCTACTGGGTCAAAGTTGGTTCGATATCTTGCACCCTAAAGATGTTGCCAAGGTGAAGGAACAACTATCTTCTTCGGATCTTAGTCCACGTGAACGATTAATAGACGCCAAAa CAATGTTACCAGTGAAAACAGATGTGCCTCAGGGTGTATCGAGACTATGCCCAGGTGCACGAAGGTCTTTCTTCTGCAGAATGAAACGAAAAGTGGAAGGAATTCGTTGCGGTGACTTGCAAGTGAAAGAAGAAGCTGATACTACAAGTGGGTGCCATCGACGCAAAAAGCAACAAAACGTTG ACTGGAAATACTGTGTCATTCAATGTACCGGTTACCTAAAATCTTGGGCACCTGCAAAAATTGATCTGGAGGAGCAAGAAGGTGATGGAGAAGGGGAAGCTTGTAATTTATCGTGTTTGGTAGCTGTTGGTCGTTTACAATCCACCATACCAACATCTTTGCCTAAGAAACCAAATTTAAGGCCGATTAAATTTGTCTCGAGACACGCGATGGATGGCAAATTTCTTTTCGTCGATCAGAG GGCTACATTAGTGTTAGGTTTCCTACCGCAAGAGCTGCTAGGTACAAGCATGTACGAATATTATCATCATGATGATATTCCTCATCTCGCGAAATCTCATAAAGCTGCTCTTCAGGCCACCGAATGCATCACCACACAG ATATACAGGTTTAGAACCAAAAACGCCAGCTTTGTGAGACTTCAATCTGAATGGAAATCTTTCAGAAATCCATGGACCAAAGATATCGAATATCTAATAGCTAAAAACTCTGTTACTTC TTGTGACTCCCGATCAATTACAAACAGTGGGAACAGATCTGAGGATTCTAGTGTTCAAGGCAACTATGATTACTTCACACAGA GTAACGGTGGATTAGAAAGATTAATCTCAAGTCATGTTGAGGTAAGTAAAATTGGACGACAAATAGCGGACGAGGTTCTGGACCTTCAGAGACGCTGTGAAGATTCTTCTTCCGGAGGCAGTCCTGGACCTGGACCGGAATCTACTCTGTTAAATACTGAG TCACAGATCACCACCACGGCATCACCAGAGAGAGTCCAGGATTTGACACAGCCACTTagaagcagcaacaacagcaccACTAATCCTGCACCAACGTACAACCACATTGCAAGCAACTTGCAGCTGAACAGCATCGCGAACGACCAAG ACGAGGATATGATGGATATGATCGGGGGTACAACGATAAACGAATCACCAAACCCGGTGCCATCGGATGGCAACGACGAAGCAGCAATGGCCGTGATAATGAGCCTTCTAGAGGCGGACGCTGGCTTAGGTGGCCCTGTGGACTTTTCCGGTTTACCTTGGCCGCTTCCATAG
- the cyc gene encoding basic helix-loop-helix ARNT-like protein cyc isoform X3, producing the protein MYALLDEGGLLPDSGGIVENDVAVGDGTSLNPSVFHQHQQQQHSNQYRQDQPQLQQNQQQYRRHQEEELEDLLCFRGPPEQEMVAQEMAQSYTQLLHPGQEPQEFISLEELQPRIHQDHHDRGQVISTSAQLYQYPHQQEQQRSYYNLSAVQESSCPTVYFSDIGTGSGVGEVTANSAGGGEGLSLTPTPANNSNNTTTATPNTTGATTIAITTTTTTTTTTTSTDTTPQVVTGAEPPQHMETPPTMVPDQAPASGHHYHRHHHHHHHHHHHHQQQQEQRSASTTPNHGPNTDTSEEFLADSRKRKLSCHDGSNLLDDVGDDAKFVRTNDDSKKQNHSEIEKRRRDKMNTYITELSAMVPMCHAMSRKLDKLTVLRMAVQHIKTILGAVTSYTEGHYKPAFLSDQELKTLILQAAEGFVFVVGCDRGRILYVSESVLQTLNYSQGDLLGQSWFDILHPKDVAKVKEQLSSSDLSPRERLIDAKTMLPVKTDVPQGVSRLCPGARRSFFCRMKRKVEGIRCGDLQVKEEADTTSGCHRRKKQQNVDWKYCVIQCTGYLKSWAPAKIDLEEQEGDGEGEACNLSCLVAVGRLQSTIPTSLPKKPNLRPIKFVSRHAMDGKFLFVDQRATLVLGFLPQELLGTSMYEYYHHDDIPHLAKSHKAALQATECITTQIYRFRTKNASFVRLQSEWKSFRNPWTKDIEYLIAKNSVTSCDSRSITNSGNRSEDSSVQGNYDYFTQSNGGLERLISSHVEVSKIGRQIADEVLDLQRRCEDSSSGGSPGPGPESTLLNTESQITTTASPERVQDLTQPLRSSNNSTTNPAPTYNHIASNLQLNSIANDQGTSPDEDMMDMIGGTTINESPNPVPSDGNDEAAMAVIMSLLEADAGLGGPVDFSGLPWPLP; encoded by the exons ATGTACGCGCTTCTCG ATGAGGGTGGGTTACTGCCAGATAGCGGTGGTATCGTGGAGAATGACGTTGCGGTTGGCGATGGCACCAGCTTGAACCCTTCTGTCTTTCATCaacatcaacaacaacaacattcGAATCAATATCGGCAAGATCAACCGCAGTTGCAACAAAACCAGCAACAATACCGTCGACATCAGGAGGAGGAGCTGGAGGACCTGCTGTGCTTTCGTGGACCACCAGAACAGGAAATGGTGGCCCAAGAAATGGCACAGAGTTATACGCAGCTCCTCCATCCGGGTCAAGAACCACAAGAATTCATATCGTTGGAGGAGCTTCAACCACGCATACATCAAGATCATCACGATCGTGGCCAAGTGATTTCAACCAGTGCTCAACTATATCAGTATCCTCATCAACAAGAACAGCAAAGGAGTTATTATAATCTTTCGGCGGTTCAAGa aagTTCGTGTCCCACGGTTTATTTCAGCGACATAGGAACGGGCTCGGGGGTGGGAGAAGTAACCGCCAACTCGGCGGGGGGTGGCGAAGGTCTCAGCCTGACTCCAACCCCCGccaacaacagcaacaataCAACTACCGCCACCCCCAACACGACCGGCGCTACCACCATTGCGATTActacaaccaccaccaccaccaccaccaccaccagcacCGACACTACGCCACAGGTCGTAACGGGGGCTGAACCGCCCCAGCACATGGAGACACCCCCGACGATGGTCCCTGACCAGGCACCCGCCTCCGGCCATCACTATCATCGtcatcaccatcaccatcaccatcatcatcatcatcatcaacaacaacaagaacaacGTAGCGCATCCACTACCCCTAATCATGGACCAAATACTGATACTTCTGAGGAATTCCTGGCGGATTCTAGGAAGCGAAAACTCTCTTGCCA CGATGGTAGTAATTTATTGGACGATGTTGGAGACGATGCCAAATTTGTTCGCACAAACGACGACAGCAAAAA acaaAATCATAGTGAAATTGAGAAAAGAAGAAGGGATAAAATGAACACCTATATCACGGAACTTTCAGCGATGGTACCGATGTGCCATGCAATGTCTCGCAAACTTGACAAATTAACTGTGCTCAGGATGGCTGTGCAACACATAAAGACCATCCTCGGTGCTGTCACTTCCTATACGGAGGGTCATTATAAGCCAGCATTCCTGAGCGATCAGGAGCTCAAGACGCTCATACTTCAA GCTGCGGAGGGTTTTGTCTTCGTGGTTGGCTGTGATCGTGGAAGAATTCTCTATGTATCCGAGTCTGTTTTGCAGACACTCAATTATTCTCAG GGTGACCTACTGGGTCAAAGTTGGTTCGATATCTTGCACCCTAAAGATGTTGCCAAGGTGAAGGAACAACTATCTTCTTCGGATCTTAGTCCACGTGAACGATTAATAGACGCCAAAa CAATGTTACCAGTGAAAACAGATGTGCCTCAGGGTGTATCGAGACTATGCCCAGGTGCACGAAGGTCTTTCTTCTGCAGAATGAAACGAAAAGTGGAAGGAATTCGTTGCGGTGACTTGCAAGTGAAAGAAGAAGCTGATACTACAAGTGGGTGCCATCGACGCAAAAAGCAACAAAACGTTG ACTGGAAATACTGTGTCATTCAATGTACCGGTTACCTAAAATCTTGGGCACCTGCAAAAATTGATCTGGAGGAGCAAGAAGGTGATGGAGAAGGGGAAGCTTGTAATTTATCGTGTTTGGTAGCTGTTGGTCGTTTACAATCCACCATACCAACATCTTTGCCTAAGAAACCAAATTTAAGGCCGATTAAATTTGTCTCGAGACACGCGATGGATGGCAAATTTCTTTTCGTCGATCAGAG GGCTACATTAGTGTTAGGTTTCCTACCGCAAGAGCTGCTAGGTACAAGCATGTACGAATATTATCATCATGATGATATTCCTCATCTCGCGAAATCTCATAAAGCTGCTCTTCAGGCCACCGAATGCATCACCACACAG ATATACAGGTTTAGAACCAAAAACGCCAGCTTTGTGAGACTTCAATCTGAATGGAAATCTTTCAGAAATCCATGGACCAAAGATATCGAATATCTAATAGCTAAAAACTCTGTTACTTC TTGTGACTCCCGATCAATTACAAACAGTGGGAACAGATCTGAGGATTCTAGTGTTCAAGGCAACTATGATTACTTCACACAGA GTAACGGTGGATTAGAAAGATTAATCTCAAGTCATGTTGAGGTAAGTAAAATTGGACGACAAATAGCGGACGAGGTTCTGGACCTTCAGAGACGCTGTGAAGATTCTTCTTCCGGAGGCAGTCCTGGACCTGGACCGGAATCTACTCTGTTAAATACTGAG TCACAGATCACCACCACGGCATCACCAGAGAGAGTCCAGGATTTGACACAGCCACTTagaagcagcaacaacagcaccACTAATCCTGCACCAACGTACAACCACATTGCAAGCAACTTGCAGCTGAACAGCATCGCGAACGACCAAG GAACGTCACCAGACGAGGATATGATGGATATGATCGGGGGTACAACGATAAACGAATCACCAAACCCGGTGCCATCGGATGGCAACGACGAAGCAGCAATGGCCGTGATAATGAGCCTTCTAGAGGCGGACGCTGGCTTAGGTGGCCCTGTGGACTTTTCCGGTTTACCTTGGCCGCTTCCATAG
- the cyc gene encoding basic helix-loop-helix ARNT-like protein cyc isoform X1: MYALLADYTSSDEGGLLPDSGGIVENDVAVGDGTSLNPSVFHQHQQQQHSNQYRQDQPQLQQNQQQYRRHQEEELEDLLCFRGPPEQEMVAQEMAQSYTQLLHPGQEPQEFISLEELQPRIHQDHHDRGQVISTSAQLYQYPHQQEQQRSYYNLSAVQESSCPTVYFSDIGTGSGVGEVTANSAGGGEGLSLTPTPANNSNNTTTATPNTTGATTIAITTTTTTTTTTTSTDTTPQVVTGAEPPQHMETPPTMVPDQAPASGHHYHRHHHHHHHHHHHHQQQQEQRSASTTPNHGPNTDTSEEFLADSRKRKLSCHDGSNLLDDVGDDAKFVRTNDDSKKQNHSEIEKRRRDKMNTYITELSAMVPMCHAMSRKLDKLTVLRMAVQHIKTILGAVTSYTEGHYKPAFLSDQELKTLILQAAEGFVFVVGCDRGRILYVSESVLQTLNYSQGDLLGQSWFDILHPKDVAKVKEQLSSSDLSPRERLIDAKTMLPVKTDVPQGVSRLCPGARRSFFCRMKRKVEGIRCGDLQVKEEADTTSGCHRRKKQQNVDWKYCVIQCTGYLKSWAPAKIDLEEQEGDGEGEACNLSCLVAVGRLQSTIPTSLPKKPNLRPIKFVSRHAMDGKFLFVDQRATLVLGFLPQELLGTSMYEYYHHDDIPHLAKSHKAALQATECITTQIYRFRTKNASFVRLQSEWKSFRNPWTKDIEYLIAKNSVTSCDSRSITNSGNRSEDSSVQGNYDYFTQSNGGLERLISSHVEVSKIGRQIADEVLDLQRRCEDSSSGGSPGPGPESTLLNTESQITTTASPERVQDLTQPLRSSNNSTTNPAPTYNHIASNLQLNSIANDQGTSPDEDMMDMIGGTTINESPNPVPSDGNDEAAMAVIMSLLEADAGLGGPVDFSGLPWPLP, encoded by the exons ATGTACGCGCTTCTCG CGGATTATACATCCTCAGATGAGGGTGGGTTACTGCCAGATAGCGGTGGTATCGTGGAGAATGACGTTGCGGTTGGCGATGGCACCAGCTTGAACCCTTCTGTCTTTCATCaacatcaacaacaacaacattcGAATCAATATCGGCAAGATCAACCGCAGTTGCAACAAAACCAGCAACAATACCGTCGACATCAGGAGGAGGAGCTGGAGGACCTGCTGTGCTTTCGTGGACCACCAGAACAGGAAATGGTGGCCCAAGAAATGGCACAGAGTTATACGCAGCTCCTCCATCCGGGTCAAGAACCACAAGAATTCATATCGTTGGAGGAGCTTCAACCACGCATACATCAAGATCATCACGATCGTGGCCAAGTGATTTCAACCAGTGCTCAACTATATCAGTATCCTCATCAACAAGAACAGCAAAGGAGTTATTATAATCTTTCGGCGGTTCAAGa aagTTCGTGTCCCACGGTTTATTTCAGCGACATAGGAACGGGCTCGGGGGTGGGAGAAGTAACCGCCAACTCGGCGGGGGGTGGCGAAGGTCTCAGCCTGACTCCAACCCCCGccaacaacagcaacaataCAACTACCGCCACCCCCAACACGACCGGCGCTACCACCATTGCGATTActacaaccaccaccaccaccaccaccaccaccagcacCGACACTACGCCACAGGTCGTAACGGGGGCTGAACCGCCCCAGCACATGGAGACACCCCCGACGATGGTCCCTGACCAGGCACCCGCCTCCGGCCATCACTATCATCGtcatcaccatcaccatcaccatcatcatcatcatcatcaacaacaacaagaacaacGTAGCGCATCCACTACCCCTAATCATGGACCAAATACTGATACTTCTGAGGAATTCCTGGCGGATTCTAGGAAGCGAAAACTCTCTTGCCA CGATGGTAGTAATTTATTGGACGATGTTGGAGACGATGCCAAATTTGTTCGCACAAACGACGACAGCAAAAA acaaAATCATAGTGAAATTGAGAAAAGAAGAAGGGATAAAATGAACACCTATATCACGGAACTTTCAGCGATGGTACCGATGTGCCATGCAATGTCTCGCAAACTTGACAAATTAACTGTGCTCAGGATGGCTGTGCAACACATAAAGACCATCCTCGGTGCTGTCACTTCCTATACGGAGGGTCATTATAAGCCAGCATTCCTGAGCGATCAGGAGCTCAAGACGCTCATACTTCAA GCTGCGGAGGGTTTTGTCTTCGTGGTTGGCTGTGATCGTGGAAGAATTCTCTATGTATCCGAGTCTGTTTTGCAGACACTCAATTATTCTCAG GGTGACCTACTGGGTCAAAGTTGGTTCGATATCTTGCACCCTAAAGATGTTGCCAAGGTGAAGGAACAACTATCTTCTTCGGATCTTAGTCCACGTGAACGATTAATAGACGCCAAAa CAATGTTACCAGTGAAAACAGATGTGCCTCAGGGTGTATCGAGACTATGCCCAGGTGCACGAAGGTCTTTCTTCTGCAGAATGAAACGAAAAGTGGAAGGAATTCGTTGCGGTGACTTGCAAGTGAAAGAAGAAGCTGATACTACAAGTGGGTGCCATCGACGCAAAAAGCAACAAAACGTTG ACTGGAAATACTGTGTCATTCAATGTACCGGTTACCTAAAATCTTGGGCACCTGCAAAAATTGATCTGGAGGAGCAAGAAGGTGATGGAGAAGGGGAAGCTTGTAATTTATCGTGTTTGGTAGCTGTTGGTCGTTTACAATCCACCATACCAACATCTTTGCCTAAGAAACCAAATTTAAGGCCGATTAAATTTGTCTCGAGACACGCGATGGATGGCAAATTTCTTTTCGTCGATCAGAG GGCTACATTAGTGTTAGGTTTCCTACCGCAAGAGCTGCTAGGTACAAGCATGTACGAATATTATCATCATGATGATATTCCTCATCTCGCGAAATCTCATAAAGCTGCTCTTCAGGCCACCGAATGCATCACCACACAG ATATACAGGTTTAGAACCAAAAACGCCAGCTTTGTGAGACTTCAATCTGAATGGAAATCTTTCAGAAATCCATGGACCAAAGATATCGAATATCTAATAGCTAAAAACTCTGTTACTTC TTGTGACTCCCGATCAATTACAAACAGTGGGAACAGATCTGAGGATTCTAGTGTTCAAGGCAACTATGATTACTTCACACAGA GTAACGGTGGATTAGAAAGATTAATCTCAAGTCATGTTGAGGTAAGTAAAATTGGACGACAAATAGCGGACGAGGTTCTGGACCTTCAGAGACGCTGTGAAGATTCTTCTTCCGGAGGCAGTCCTGGACCTGGACCGGAATCTACTCTGTTAAATACTGAG TCACAGATCACCACCACGGCATCACCAGAGAGAGTCCAGGATTTGACACAGCCACTTagaagcagcaacaacagcaccACTAATCCTGCACCAACGTACAACCACATTGCAAGCAACTTGCAGCTGAACAGCATCGCGAACGACCAAG GAACGTCACCAGACGAGGATATGATGGATATGATCGGGGGTACAACGATAAACGAATCACCAAACCCGGTGCCATCGGATGGCAACGACGAAGCAGCAATGGCCGTGATAATGAGCCTTCTAGAGGCGGACGCTGGCTTAGGTGGCCCTGTGGACTTTTCCGGTTTACCTTGGCCGCTTCCATAG